Below is a window of Chiroxiphia lanceolata isolate bChiLan1 chromosome 9, bChiLan1.pri, whole genome shotgun sequence DNA.
GCTTACACCCACACAAATGCaatcccagggcaggggcaaCATGTTCATTTTTGTGAGTGTGATTCCTTTTATTGCATGTGTCACATGAATCAGAGACTGCAGGCAAAACACCTTCCAGACACCTAATGATGAGACTCTGCAATGAACACCTTGTACTGTAAGCCTTTAAATAGGAACAACTCCATCAGCTTCACTCACAAATCATCTGTGCAAAAGTACAGTATTTCATAAATAAACTTTACccaaatattacagaaaaaagcTTTGGGATACATGAAGTATAAATACAGCGACAGCTGGgctgcaaaattaatttaggTATATACAACAATACACTCCCCATTTCTTTTCACAGGTGTACATTTAACCTCCCTGAGTCCTTTTCCACACTTTAGTGACGTGATGCGTTTCCAGTTGCTTGCTCACTGAGAGCCACGGTGTAGCTTCAGCATTTAGAGAAAAAAGGTGGGAAGGAGCGCCCCAAGGTGCACTCCCTGGCATTTGTCATGGATTTTCAGAGCTTACTGGACTTTTGCTTCCAAGAGCCCGCTGGGCACGACGTGCCCGTGAGAGCTCACACAGGCACCGACGTGTCTCAGGGAATCTGCTCCCAGATAAGCCATGAGCAGCTCCGTGTGGCGGATCAGCAGCTGGGTGAGGTCCTCAGCCAGGCTCTCCATGCTGGAGTATCTCAccttttcaaaatcaaaaatgtctttgaggaagaaaagcactTGATCCtagccaggggaaaaaaataaagaggaaaaacttgTATTCGCTCACAAGAAGGAAATAGCAGCTGTTTCTTTTACACGTTTCCTAAAAGCATCCATTTTGGTGCTGAGACAGAAGTGTGTTAAAACAGACTTTGCAAAACAGTTCTAGgcttaaaacatttaataatgctcttaaaatattttaaaatattcagttttcatGCTTTCTTACTGTTAGCCCTAACCttaggaaaatggaaatgtttacaCTTATAAATAAGgtactaatttattttaatcaggaagatttttttttttcatttaggttaagtggtaattaaaaaaaaaaagttgcaaacCTTGAAGAAGCAGCATAAGTCATAAAGGGAATTTCTAGGGCCCAAAAAGCCCCATGCCAAAACAGGGCTGATATGTTCACATATAGCATAGAAATGTGCAAAAAATCCATCAGGCACCTAAGTGATGGAAAATTGGAGACAGAAGTTACATAGTAAGTTTAGCATAAATTTCCATTATTTAACATTAGGTCTTCATAAAAGCCTAACACACTTACTACAGCAGGGCTGTGGTAACCTGAACAGAATTACTGTCACCACTGCTGACTGCACCCAAACTAGGTTgaaaaatctttcagtttttgCTAAAAAAACAGGTATTAGGGCCCCATGAGCTAAATTTCCACAATTGGAAAACTCTTGTCTAAACTTCAAATTCTTAGGAGCTGATCAATAACTTTGTTCCACATAATTTTGAAGGGCAACTTACCTTCATTTGCtgtcttttctgcttcagtaCTGACCAACAGCTTGAAGCTACAGCCtaattgttaaaagaaaaaaaagcaagcccAAGTCATTTTTCATCTCAAAAGAATTCACCTGCAGAATGCTGTATTTCTATATTTTGGGGACAggtattttcttcagtttcaatCCTGTGATAACACAAAGTTTAAAACTACAAAACAGCAGCTGATATAAATAACCAAATTTATATGTAGTTCATACATGTCATTTCAGATCTATCTTTGCAACATTTTCTTTAGTTTGATTCAAATGTAATTTGGCATCCTTAACTGATTTTACAGTTACAACAGTTAGCAATTCTCTCTGGGTTTAACTGAGGACCAGCCTCTTATATACTAAAGCATGTGCTCAGACATAAGTAACTATTTTAGATATTATGTGGAATGTGAACACATTGAAATGtcctttttcattttagcaAAAACATTCTTGCAATAGCTTCAGATTCAGTTAAGGAGTTTTGTCCAAATATGGAGCTGTGAAATACAATATACTGATATCAGTactgggcttttttcccctcagagctCGTTCCTATCCTCATCTGACTCTCCTTGAGTACTGCAGGAGAATTAACTATTCACAAAGCCAGTGTTaccacagaattacagaaatacATGCATGGCACTTTTCTCTCTAGAGGGAATGTTTCAAttgaaagacaaaaacaaaaggaaaactggcaTTCTACAGACAAAAATGGATGAAATGACAGCAGTATCTGTACCAGCTGACCATGGCAGGAGCCTGTGTCCCTAACAGACCTATCTGACAAATAAGCAGGACCAGCTGAGAAATCATGAATTGCAATCAACATTTGAATGCCTGCACTGCATCAGTTTacttttgtttccttgcagCTTTGTGCCTTGTTGTTAAATCTCTGGTCTCTGAACCAAAACCTGGATCTAATACCTCAGACGTGGCTCAGTGAAACCTCCCTGCTAAAATTCTATTTCCTCAGAGAAAACTAACTTTTGCAGGACAAGCTGAAGTATTCTCTCTCATACATTCAATTATTCTGTATGTTTTGGGCCCAGACTTGTAGCTTTTCAACTGctattatgaaaaaatacaatCTGTTTAATTCTTTTGAGGAATATTTCAGGTACACACTCGGTTATACTGGAAGCCAAACTGGACTTTTTACACAGCCTTTATCCTGCAGTTGTTGGATTTAGTCTTGTTTTGAGATTGTACTTTAAGGATACAAAGCACAGAGCACCAGAACAGTTTCAGCAGACACAGAAATTTCTATCAGAATGCTCACAACACTCTTATATTGATCACACCATCCACATACTGCAGATTAATTGGTATGAAAATTACACATGAATACttactgtttctttaaaagaggaatttaaCCAGCGGTTATTGACTACATTCTGTATAGATATGGGTGGATTTTCTAAATCTTCAAATGAATCCATTAATATGAAGTCCAGAACAACATcataaaaattcagatttttcacctgtattaaaggaaaacatgacCTAAGTAACCTAGTTTCTCTTTCAGCAGTGGAATTCAGCATGCACCATATTCAAATGCATTAAAGATACTGtggagaagttaaaaaaaaaagtactttctgGTACTAAACTGGTGGATGCCAATTCTCTAAATCAgcaatacaaacaaaaaaaagagctgcCTTTCCCACAATTCTGaattgtaaaattttatttttagatccTATGGCTCAACAGGATCCTTTAGATCCTATTAAGGGTAAAAGCacttttcagaaattcagacTCACTCCTCTAGCAGCAAGTTCCATTTCGGTATTATCCCAGTGATCTGTTTGTTCCAAAAAATATATCATTTCATCAAAGACATCTTCAAATTTCTTTGGATTCTGCAAAGTAAAAGCAACGAGTATCAAGCAAACTCAACAAGAGATGTGGTTTATTTGCAGTGGAAAGTGAATTCTGGTAGGAGCCacacaaagaataaaacattagttaaaaaaaggcttttacCTTTCGTGCTTTCACAATTAAAGCAgacaaaatttttcttccactttcagcaagaaatattctgtttgctgtttctgaaagaaTTACCTAGAAAAGGGTTCAGAAAATACAGACATGGTTATACTAAGGTTATACTAAGTGACCTTAAACACTCCAATCACATTTCATATAATTATAACCTCTGGTATAGTGGACAAGCTCCTAATAAGCCTTTGGTGCAAAGGTTCCAAAGCTAATCATAAAACTGGGACTCCTCTGCAAATTCATCTCATCTCAGAACTACAGAAATGTAAAGGCAACAAGAAAAGATTTAACTCCAGAACAAATTATAAAAATGCTGGCCCAGAGAGTGCTTTCAATGCCATGTACTTTGGTTTAGGCTTAATGAGACAGACAAATCACCCTCCTCACAGTTTACCTGAAAAGCTTGTCGAATACAGTGCAGCTTAGCAAGGAAGTCACTGTCTCCTAGACATTCAAACATTTCAGTCCTACACAAAATAGAAAAGTTTTCAAAGACCATTAGGAAAAGAAGCACCAGAATAGTCACATCAGTCTAACTCCTAGAAAAAATACCTAGTGCAATTAactcctaaaaaaacccaatttctAGGTAGAATATTTAACTttaagttttgcttttctggaaaacagTTAAATAGACATAAATCAGTACCTTAACACTCGTGAATATATTTTGCCTTCTTCTGCTAAGTGCATGGCTTCTTCATACAAGGGGCAGTGGCAAAGGGAATCCAGCCCGTACGTGTTCCGGATCTCCCTGTGCTCTGTAAGCTGACAAAAAAATCGTTTGGAAGTTCATTAAAGAGCTTGACAACATATTTTCtgtaaagataaaaacaaattcAAGAATTTTCCTGATACTCTACTGAAAGACGCATCCTTTTCTGCATCTGCTTAAGAGAAAGGGGCAGCACTCAACTGGTGCACAGAATAAATACAGCACACCTTGCAAGACTTACTTCGTAACTCTTAGAAGCAGAAAGCTACAGTTTCAAGTTTCAAAACTTATGGAGGCAgcttaattttatatttaatttgccTAGGTAAGTTCTTAAATTGCCTGGTTAAACCTAATGGGTCTCCaagctgttaaaagaaaataattgccAGGTCACAAAGTACAGAATGATTGCATCATGCAGATCTTTAGGAAACCAGAAATAGTAACATCCTCCCACCCCTGTTTTTGTTTCGCTGGGAAATATGTCTTCTAGTTACCAAAGCACATTGTACGAAGCATGAGCACTCAGAATTTTATGTGACAGGCTCCCAAAAAGGTTTTCATTGTTGGCagttttaattctgtgattatcGTATAAATTAATGTGAACTCacagacatttttaaagcaaggaaaaaaccaaaaccagattAATAAATCAAAGCACATAAATAACAGAGAACTCCTGTTTACAGGGTATCATATTTAATCAACAAAACAATGGCTAGCTACGATTTCCACTATAAACATTACATATTATTaataatcaaaagaaaaaagcttacATTAGATTAGTTAATgaccagaaaattattttgttttaaattattattttttaaaaatttttttttaattatatatattttttaatatcctgTATGGGGCAAACAAACTTGTGTTTCTAGGCTATAAAAACATAGCCTggaaacatctttaaaaagtaaCTGTCAAAGTAATCAAACTATATAAAAACTTACCCTATATTTGGGAATGATTTAAACAAATCAGATTAAAGTATAACTTTGTATCAAACCTccattaaaaatttcaaataaatacatgCTGCAAAGTTTTTCCTGTCAGTGAGGACACCCATCCAAGTGCTGGTGAGATGATCCCAGTGTGCCTTCTCCACACACTGCAGCAACACTTTGGCCAAGTTGGCTTTCCTGCTGGAGGGAAAGTGCCAGTACCTGCTTTTGTCCATGTCAACGTTTAAGGATATGAAAAAACTCAGAGATTTCAGTGCAGAGCTGGTGTTCTGACAAGTGTCACACACTGTTAGATGGTGTTCATTTGCTGGAACTTACACGTGGGGGTTGAGTCACTCACACCAGTAACCTTTTACTTCTGGCAAATACATACAATTCCTTCCATAAACTGTCAGGTTCCATTTTAAATGGTTTCATCTGGCTAAAGAAATCCCAATGAGACCAAACCACTCTGTAGTGGACACCTCTTTGCACAGCCAGTGTCAGGTTGAAAACCTTCCCACACCTCTGAGGTGCTCCACcacagtgctggcagctgccagtgGCACAGAGGGTTGTGAGGATGGCCCTGACATCCCAAATGCCTGCTACTTCCTCACTGTCATGTGGGGATACATGGAGAAGAACATGAACATGCAGACAAAGCAGAGATAAAAAGGTGACTGCAGTTCAGGGCTGGGTGTGTCCACACGTTTcactgggttggaagggacccacaaggatccaGCCTAATTCTTAACTGAACAGCCCCTAACCCCCAAACCTTGGctttattagcaccatgctttAAACAACTGAGCAAACCTCAGGGTTTTCATGACCCTAAGGCAGCAGCAACCTCATCTTGGAAGGCTTGACTTCCATCCCTTCAAGGCTCAAGAGAGACAGCACAGTCAGTAACCACAGCACAGGACATTTCTGGTGACCTGCAGTGGACACCTGACTTCATTATGCTGAAATAATATGGACACACCTTCAAAACTCCAAAGCCTGTAGTGCTAATTCGTGTCTAAGCTTGGGGTGCTTCCTTGTGTCTCTGAAGGTTACAACATGGATTGTTCATATGCTAATCAGTTTTCTCTGGACACTTCAGCTTTAGGGCTGCATCTGCTAGTGAAGAGATGCTGAAATCATTGCTGTAAAGCACCAAATCTCTGGAACTTGCTAGAGTTTTTAAGTCTGAGATTCCCAGGAACAGGCTCAGTACCCTTATTTGCTACTCACAAGTTGTTTcttaagaaatagaaaaaattctCAGCTGTGCATCAAAGCCTTGTTGACTACCAAAATAACCACCTACATgaatgtaacaaaaataaacaatggaATTCTTGCTTGCTCCCCCTAATAAAAAGGTCACTTTACTGTAACAGTCAGCATTCCTTACATTCTGAGAAATGATGCTTCCCCTATATTAAAAAGGCTGATAATAGTCTCTTTAAAGCATAAAGACATccagagaaaacatttcttttttttttaaagtaagtaGTTACAGCATGAGAGTGAAACATGGTTTGGAAGTTGGAAGATCAGATGGTGATTACTAACTAAAACACTTGAGACAGTACTTTAATAAACTGAATTGTGTTGATCTGGAAGATCTGGAGGAAGACAGGAAGgctgttacaaaaaaaaaaaaaaaagagcagctgaggcTTTATTCACAAGTCTGAAAAATCTCCCAAGCTTTGGATGGAGCTAACATTttaacaaagaaagcaaagtttaTTTGATAATAGAACTTCAGATTCAATTCTAGTCAAGATATGAAAATAAGATATGATAAATGCACGTGCACTGACAACAGAGAGGCAGCACCAAAgctcagggagagcaggaaagagCCTCTGTcaggaagatggaaaagaagccaggaaagagagggagaagccTTTATGTGGCACACTCAGGGCTGTGTTCTTGCCAAGGGTGGCAGCTATTTTGATCACAGCAGATGAGAGAGCAAGACTTTGAAAAGGATACTAACCTTCCTCAACACAAGCTGATGGCAGACAGGCTcaaacagggaagaaaacattGTTTATCACAGGATATAGTATTAATAACTTAATTAGGGCAAACAGTTGTGTTTACCATCCCTTCTGCAGTACTTCTGAGAGCCTGAGGGTGTTTAAGAGTAGAAGTCTGTCTGGGCTTGGGGATGACAACTGTGTCTAAACTGTCTCTGTGAGGATTCAGGCACCTGTGTACTGTGGGTGTCCAGGCAGGCACAACTCTGGGGGAGAAGTCATCAGATGTGTGATGCTCAGCACCCTCTTGATTCTCAGCCCCAGCCAAGAGGAAGCTTTGGCACACACTCCTGCTATCCTGTAGAGCTCACCAAAAGGGCACATGACTTAAACTCTGCCAGCTGTCCCAGTTTTGTACAGCTCTTTCCTTAAAAACCATCTTCCTAGATTTTGTCCTCGTACAACACAGCACGACACTGTTGTTGCCTCCTAAGCAGTGCCCCCATCACCTTCCATTCAAGCATCTGTGTCTTGGTTTGTGACAGTTATTTCTCCTGAGGCACTGAGCTAAATTTGATCTGTGTGTCAGCACTGAAACAGTTTCCAGCCTCTAAAACCAGAGTCCTGCTCCTTGGGACAGGACACGATGTAGGAGGAAGACAAAGAACTGTCAACACACAACTTGCAGCGTGGTGCGACCACAAAAAGTGGTGCCACATTCTGATTTCCTGCAAGGAGAAATTACTAATCTTGGTAGGGCAAAATCACATAtgaatttcagatttaaaagcCCTGCTAAACACTTCTATCACGACATGGGGTTTAGGGcagttattaatattttaactgcAGTCAGGGAGCTTATGATGAAAGAACAACTACCTGTTTGGCTCTTAGCTGAGATAAATCCAAAGCTGGAAAAGCTTCAGGCCTCTTAGCCTAAACTAAAACATGCTACTGTTTCGCTAGGGCAAGaacaagaaagtgaaaaaagcAGATAAACAAGTAGCTACCTGATATCATCATGTCTAGAATAAAAGAATCAGGTATGTCAATTCTAATCCAGTTACATCAAAGCTGTAACTCTTCTCCACTAAGAGCTGAATACACTGGGAAGTAGTTATTGCTCCTTCTCACTGCCATAATTATTTACAGTACTTATGTGAggcatttttccccccaaggaTGGACAAAATGTTAAATCCAGGTAACAGTATATTTGTACAAGAACACCCATTCTACCTGCAGCACACAATGATGTCCTGTACCCACTGCTGGAGTGAACTGACCCTGTAGTTCAAGTCCAGTGGCTCATATTTAATCCAGAACATTGGTGGTGTTTTGGCTCAAACACTAAACTGCAAGTTATTCATGCTTTGTTAGTCTTCAGGACTTCTGTCAGCTGAGAATTTCACTAGATTATTccataaaatctgaaaaaggaGAGTTTGTTCTGTTGGCAAaggacagagcagctggaaaggaagagaaaacctTCATAACTTTGTCCTGGAAGGAGGAGTTGACAGAAGTGGCTCTGAGGCATCAGAACATTTTCAGGATAGGTAAAGACAATTACACTGCCAATTTTAACTTAAACATTTCCTTAGCACACCCTGAGACAATACAGGTTCAGGATAGGATGATGATTCCACTGAGCTGATACATCCTGGgtgtttctgtttggttggttgcttttgttttttgttttcgtTTTTTTTAAGCCAAGCAACCCAACTGAGCATCTTCACATACTTGTAAAAACAACTATGAAAGttcatagggaaaaaaaaaagaaacaaaatgtacaAACTACAGTGGTTTACAGCTCCTCTCACGAGCTGGTAGAGTTGAAGCAAGCTTGAATTGTGGTTTTGTCCAAACTACAGGAAAGAGTAATTAGCCTCTAGAGATAACAATCTTTGTTAGGAATGAATGCTAGGCTTCACAACAATGTGAGTTACTGAATCAAGGTAATCACAATTTAATGTGAGTTACTGAATCAAGGTAATTGTGCTATGGAAAACCAAACCCTATAACAGACAGTCAGATGATAACTGCAAAGCATGTGTATGCAATTCTCTCTTTCTACAGCTGAGTTTAGCAGCTTAGCTGCAGTGCATATATGAGAGCAATATCTACCACAAAATGTATCTATGGAGGCCAACTTTGCCTTTCCTGTTATTTGGAGAGAAGTGCTCTTTAAgatccctccagctccccagagAGCACAACAGGAGATGTTCCTCACTCAGTAAATGTGTCACTGCATATGAGATTCTTCAAACACT
It encodes the following:
- the MIGA1 gene encoding mitoguardin 1 encodes the protein MSEEGVTETRFSLKTAALRVFHLPLSWYYSLNQVKLSPGLKKLFTVTAVSAISVIFLAHHFKRRRGKKNKKVPPWEPSHLVLECTKAADSEKGSSCSSSRQNLTLSLSSAKEKGSQSCIYANGGLFSKYSGSVQSLTSVQSATSCHSCACANSNSWDKADEDDIKLVNIPVTTPENLYLMGMELFEEALRRWEQALTFRNRQAEDEAICGSIKLGAGDAIAEESVEDIISAEFIHKLESLLQRAYRLQEEFEATLGVSDPAALANDVDKNTDITVKDNTDDFCLRDTLSIASTDSFVSTAELTEHREIRNTYGLDSLCHCPLYEEAMHLAEEGKIYSRVLRTEMFECLGDSDFLAKLHCIRQAFQVILSETANRIFLAESGRKILSALIVKARKNPKKFEDVFDEMIYFLEQTDHWDNTEMELAARGVKNLNFYDVVLDFILMDSFEDLENPPISIQNVVNNRWLNSSFKETAVASSCWSVLKQKRQQMKVPDGFFAHFYAICEHISPVLAWGFLGPRNSLYDLCCFFKDQVLFFLKDIFDFEKVRYSSMESLAEDLTQLLIRHTELLMAYLGADSLRHVGACVSSHGHVVPSGLLEAKVQ